The following are encoded in a window of Rhodospirillales bacterium genomic DNA:
- a CDS encoding zinc ABC transporter substrate-binding protein, with product MFRWTVFLLLGLAPALPVRAETPRVAVSIAPIHSLVAGVMEGVATPELTVKGGASPHTYALRPSDAKMLADATIVFWVGRDLETFLVKPLAALAGKAKVVELIETPGLRLLPYRKGAAWVSSHGHDHGHSHGRTNKEKAKKVDRTNTAEHADTDTHIWLAPANARILAAAIADVLAATDPANADRYRANGQKLSERLTALESEMTAALAPVRGRPFVVFHDAYQYLEDAFGLTALGAIAVAPEKQPGPKALATLRGRIKSSGARCIFREPQFPGKLAQTVAEGTEARIAVLDPEGGIGTPGPDHYFDLMRANARALGECLGGG from the coding sequence ATGTTCCGTTGGACCGTCTTCCTTTTGCTCGGTCTCGCGCCGGCGTTGCCGGTCCGGGCCGAAACCCCTCGGGTCGCGGTCTCGATTGCGCCGATCCACTCCCTCGTCGCCGGCGTTATGGAAGGCGTGGCGACGCCCGAACTCACGGTCAAGGGAGGTGCTTCGCCTCACACCTATGCGCTCAGACCGTCGGACGCAAAAATGCTCGCCGACGCGACGATCGTGTTTTGGGTCGGGAGAGACCTGGAGACTTTTCTCGTCAAGCCGCTCGCCGCCCTGGCCGGCAAGGCGAAGGTGGTGGAGTTGATCGAAACGCCGGGCCTTCGCCTGCTGCCCTATCGCAAGGGGGCGGCTTGGGTTTCATCCCACGGCCACGATCACGGGCACAGTCACGGACGGACGAATAAGGAAAAAGCGAAAAAAGTCGATCGGACGAATACGGCCGAACACGCGGATACGGACACGCACATTTGGCTCGCGCCCGCCAATGCAAGAATTCTCGCGGCGGCAATTGCCGATGTCCTGGCCGCGACCGACCCCGCCAACGCCGATCGCTATCGCGCCAACGGCCAAAAATTGAGCGAGCGGCTTACGGCGTTGGAATCGGAAATGACGGCCGCGCTGGCGCCGGTCCGGGGGCGACCCTTCGTGGTGTTTCACGACGCCTACCAATATCTCGAGGATGCGTTCGGATTGACCGCCCTCGGCGCGATCGCGGTCGCACCGGAAAAGCAACCGGGCCCGAAAGCGCTCGCCACCTTGCGCGGACGCATCAAATCGAGCGGTGCCCGGTGCATATTCCGCGAACCCCAGTTTCCGGGCAAACTCGCACAAACGGTGGCCGAGGGCACCGAGGCGCGAATCGCCGTCCTCGATCCCGAAGGGGGTATCGGAACGCCTGGCCCCGATCATTATTTCGATCTGATGCGCGCCAACGCGCGGGCGCTCGGCGAGTGCCTGGGCGGCGGTTGA